A segment of the Anguilla anguilla isolate fAngAng1 chromosome 6, fAngAng1.pri, whole genome shotgun sequence genome:
GAACTATGAAGACCCTCTGAGAAAGGCTGAGTTTTTGTTGTGTGGTTTGGGGCAGCGGAGTGGCTAATTCATAAAGCTAATTCTAAAGCATAGGCTACTGCCCGGGACATTTTGCCTTTTAAATTCCCTCAAATTTTAGTGAACCCACCAGACATCGCAGCTCAGACATGTAattgttaatgattttaaaataataaaataagaccGATATCAATAGGTCTATATAGGCTAGGTGACCAGAGGACTATGTTATGTATGTTGTTGTCATTCATTTACCGTGATGAATGGAAAATACTAGCCAATAGATTAAAATTCGTAGATTATACGGAGCAatttttaacaataaataaaattatttaaaaaatgttttaaaaactataCCGGGCGAATCTTATAGCTACGGATCTGTTAAGAAGTGGTGAAAAAACTCGAGTAGCGTAATGTCTATGAAGTgatttcactttgtttttttttctccctgagACGTCATCCAACCAGAAGCAACTAATTATGCATCATGGAACACGAGGTTATTGGCTAAAATCCTTGGGCTGTCCATCAGTATAAATACGTGGTAGCTATTGTGTTATCAAGAAGTAAAAGCAGAAATTCATGATTCAATTAAAATAGCCGTTACAGAAGTTTGGATATAGGGAATATCCATGCATAAATATGCATTGATGGAGCAGAGATATAATCAATGTAGCTAATCTGTTCAATAGgataatgaagaaataaatcagtACTTCGTGAAAGTTAGTCCTCCAGATCCGCCCTTTAAACAACCATCAACCACATGCTTTCCAATATATAAAAACGACAAAGGTTGTCAATGTTTGTTTACGAAATGGTGCAATAAAGGTGACGTTGGGTCTCCGCTTCCTTTAGGTTACAATGGACGCATGTTACACAATTGATTTACAAGCTTTGGTGTCTGAAAATATTTGGTTGGGACCAGATGTTTTGCGTGAGCGGATGGAGAACTCGCATTGTAAGTGATTTTGGTGAATGTGGTAACATTATATTGAACTGTCATTAAAAGGGATGAGTTTCTAAACATTTTATCTTAATTTACCGTATAATTTAGCTGGGTTATTTATGGTTAAGTCGTGTTTATGGTTAATTCCCTGTTGgagacaggaaaaacaaacgAATTCATGTGATAatttaaatctataaaaatccCAACCGCTAACTTGCGTCACACTGTTTGTCCCACCTAGGCTAcgctttgctttgtttttgtcagtTTCTATAGTGTTTTGTCTTTCATGTGTATTCCTGTGGCTATATTTGAGGCCATTCAACCGTTGATGATAGAAAACTCAGCCTTTTCGAGGTTCACTCTTCAATGAGAGCTCCGCAACCTTTTGCTATTTTGTACTTAGAGTGGTAGCTATACCAAATGGCTCGCTAGAGGTtgcattaaaaattaatatctgAAACAAAGGTGTACGGTCATAGTTCTCTTTACGTGGTTTATGTTACCTCGATAAACAAAGGCTATAGAAATGACCTTAATGAATAATTGGATGTGGAATcgacattcatttttaatacccTCCATGCAAATCTAAAATCGCACTGGCCCGCAGCCCCACACCGGGTTGTGCTAGATTTACAGAGTCGGTCCGGTCTACAAATGAATGTTTAAGAAAACTTGCATGTTCAAAAATTGCACAACTGTTCGTGTACTGCATGAGAGCTGGATGacaatgtttatatatatatatatatatatatatatatatatatatatatatgaaatacaattcatatatagcctatatatatatatacaattataaAGTGGATAGCTGATGAaggaaaagttgaaaaaaataaaaaacgagaTTAAGTTTTTAATACGCTCAAGTGATCGTTTGTTCACCTAGTGCTACTTCAGACTTGTTTCCAAATAGGCCGTTGATggatttgtaaaaataaatgataaatggcctaaataaaatgtagctaaaacaattaaaaacaacgAACTACGTTTTGAAATGCAAGTCTTGCAATGAATGAAAACTTCAATAACCCTTTTCCTGGtgtgatacatttaaaacacaaaaacaaatagacTTGAGTAATGAgactgtattattttaatttatttaaaagactCATCAACAAATAAAGTATGAGCAATAGAACAGAATAACATGAATCTAATTATAGgcctgtatagcctacattctgCCATATTTTTCATAAcctacaataataaaaatgcatcattcAGCGTAATTTAGCATCATTCGTTCTCTTATTTTAGGAGTAACCTTATGACCACGTGTAATATCTGAGctccattaaaatacaaaagtgCAAACATAGTCTTAAATATATCtaaattgtgatttttaaagaaaCGTAGcctaacaaagaaaaaaacgatgCAATTAGTaacatacacagaaaacactCGATAGAAACcgttgaaaaagaaaaatagtatATTGCTGTGTACCacctttcaaatgtttttaccTAAACACAATCTTCTCCACTCTTCTGTAGTGACTGTTTTGCTAGCATCTGTACAGTGCTGGTTGGCATTCTTTTAAAATGCGGTGATTTTTTCACGCGATTTCCTCCCTGGGCTGCTGTTGTAGGATATACAGCATTCTTCTTCGCAATGGTTATATTGCCTCTCTGATTATTTATGTCACAATATTATGGGTTCAGACATGCTCTAACTGGGATTCAATCGTGTTTGTTATTTGGGTAAAATCAGCCGATAACCAACTGAAAATAACACCAGCTCTCTATGATTGATGTTCAGAAAACGCTTTCCAGATTCCGCTTTGGTTAAATCACTGACGAATTACTTTGTAGAATTTTAACGATCCGAGGGAGAATGTTTGACAACAAAATATGCTCTTCGGTCAATTTTATTGACCTGCACCGTTTATCAAATAGTGTTTGGTGTGACAATAGGCTACAGGTAGGCTACACAGCCTATTTCCCGGATGCGATTGCTGTTGTTTCCTTATTTTATCCCGTGTTGCGTTTCTTTGTGTCGTCTCAAGTCCACTTTCCTCTGGAACCCCTTCCCGCAGAGGTCGCATCCAAACGGTTTGAAGCCGGTGTGTTTACGGCTGTGAGTTATGAGATTGGAGCTCTGACTGAAGGCTTTTCCGCAGACCTGGCACTTGTGTGGCTTCTCACCTGAAAACAAATCAGATGATCGACAATTACATCCACGATTGCCAAATCTCTCATTATAAAGATCACAaatttgttttaagtttttacattccaaaatgtatttgccTTAGTAGCCTATAGGCTAGGTGTAGTCCAACTGTTATGGAATAGTTCATGGCGCACAGTCCCAAATAAGTGCAGCCTATATGGGTTATTAAATTCCCCGACTCAGTATAGTCTATATTTAAAAACTCAGAAAGGTCGACTGTTCGAGTCTTGATTTCAGAGATGTTTAATTCAAGACAACCTTAGGCCAAAAAAGACGATGTCATTGCACCATTTGATGTAGGCTACATGGATATTTACGCCAAATACATGTAAAGCGGCAGTAGGCCTAGCCTGTGTatctaaactgaactgaaacagtAAACTAAACTACCTTTAATAGAACGAATAACGAGGTTTCTTGACTTCCCTTTTGTCCCttcaaatacaaatgaacattCTTCCAGGCATGTTTTCCGTGTAGGCTAATATTGTGATTTGTAAACACGTGACTGtagctgtgattttttttgtcttgtgacCACTATTACCTGTATGAATGAAGGTGTGTTTTTTCATGTCTGACTTCTGGTGAAATCTTTTACCGCAGTACTGACAGGGGTACGGTCTGGTATCGGAATGGATCAGCAGGTGAGTGGACAGAGTGGATGACCTTTTGAAACTTTTTCCGCAGATTTTGCAGTCAAAGCTTCTCTCCTGAAATGGTTATTGGAAATAGGCTGTAATTAAGTAACAATTAACGACGAATTGATTTCGTATTTTAATGAAACATCAGATTACggtgtaaatgaatgaaaaccaaAATCGTGGGAGAAGAACCCCCTTAATGGTTACCTGAGAGTGAACAGCTTTGTGCTGCTCCAGGCTGACCGCGTGCCCAAAGGTTTTCCCACACAACTCGCACGCGAAGGGCCTGGTGCCACTGTGCGACCTACGAACATGAACCTCCAGGCCGTGCGGTGTGGAAAACACCTACAGGGGAAACAAACGTTTTCAGTTAACTGAGTAAACATAATGCTTGTGATTGTTTTTGGACACAATCTGAATGTGCTATATTGTTGGAAAGATGATGTTAATTCAATCAGCCTACATTTGCTTAAGAAAAGCAATTAACACTTAAATagaactttaaaataaataactcattGATACTGGCACAGTGTGTATAAACTAAACATCACAATAGCCTACGTCATTCTTTCTATTCTATGATTAGCCTGTAAATACACagttaattgcatttaatggaACCGAAGGTTGTGTGGGCTTACTTTGCTACATTTGATGCACTTGTACGATCCGTTCAGCAGGAGAGTGTTGCAGAGCAGGCCTGACTCCGACTTAATTTCCGGAGCCTTCTTGAGCATGTTGTGGTCCGAGTACAGTCTGGGATTGGTGCGCCTTTCATAAAGCCCTGTTGCCGAGCAGTAATCGCTGTAAAGTCCAGGATCCCGTTCAGTTAGTAAGGATGCATcggcccctctctccccgtAAAGTCCCAGCGTGGAGCTGCGGTCCAAAGTTATCGGGTGGTGATGATACGATTGCTGTACGAGGTTCCTGAGTTCGGACCCGGAATAATTGCTCCAAGCATAGGGTCGGAAGGGTATTGCGAACGGCTGGGTCTCATCCACCGAGGGTGTGAAAGACTTGTCCGAATCTGATGGGAAAATACATACATTACGTCATTCCTTTACACTAAACCTTTCAGCGACTATATATCAGGCTATTGCGCGAACTATGATTTAGGCTATTACTCTGATTTCCCTGGTTCATAGTTATCACAGTCTATGCAATCAGTACAAGGGCGTAAGCATAGCAGTGGCAAGTTCATTTCACTAAAAAGACATACCTGGTGATGCAGAGGGTGACGGGGGTCTCCAGAAGTCTTCGTAGTCCGAGGACCGGCCGCACACACTGCCTTCACAACTGCCAGGCGACTTAGAGGACAGGTCAGCGGTGTCCACCATATGAGACTCCGGGGAAACCCTGCCTCGCGCATTGGCGGCCAGGGCCCCCGAGCGGTGTCCTGACACTTCTGGAGTCTTGCTTTCTGATTGTAAAGACGGAGAACCAAATATGAAATGGATCCGTTCCACTTGCCTGTTTCCATTGTATGCGTTTATAGTAAACACAGAGCGACTTTTCATACAATCAGTTTGCACAATTTGATATTTTGACTCAAGCATCAAGTGTAAACGTTCACCAATTTCCCAGTAGACTATTCAAACCtctaaatacataaaatatacaaaacacaaatatactATAAATTACGAATTTTGAAGCGAGTTCTTTctaacaaaacattattttatattaaatattacaattattacattGATAACTGTCAAAAATGTTTAAGCATTTTCAAATAGCAATTGAAATGTGCATGACGTAtgcaaacattccaaaaatataGCATTCATATAATGTATTGCCCTATGAAATTAATGTAAgtacacaaacataaaatcaattttagTTGTATTAAGTAAGCTCCATACCTGCGCATATATGAGCTAAAATAGTGTCTAGTCTGCTGTAGTCATCTTCAAATGACCGTGGCTGGTGGTAGCTGTGAGCGCGCTTGCTCTTCACCAGGAACGACCTCGGCATCTTTACTGCTTGCAGCTCTCACGCTTCAGTTCGAAAATCTCTCGGGATTCGAACCTGGTGGTCCCACGAAGCAGACAGCACTGTTTTAACTCTGAAAAGATTTGAAGACCGTGGGTGGATAACAGCTTCAATATAAAGTACTCTTGGCAAGGGATGGGGCGTGCACAAACCAACTGGATCGTTCACCAGGTGTTATGAGGGCAGGTGCCTGAAGAGGTAACCATCCCACAGGCCCCCGAGGCTTGTGATTGGTCCCTCCAACAACAAACGTGAGACAGCCCCTACTGTATTACCGGAGGGAATTTAAACTGATGGCAATCTGGATAAGTGACACACTGCTTTATCACGTTGCTACTCAATCCTGCAGCACCACGAATAAGTGGAAATACGGAGGAGGGGGTGCGgggtaggggggttgggggtactCATTTTACCCTATAATGCAGCCTCGACCAGGGATGGCCGCTATAGGTCCTGCTTCCTTTTACTTTTATAAATGGCCTCGTTATATTATGCAAGTTTATTCTTCAGTAGATGGAAGAATAAAATAACGTATAAATGCACCAGATGTTCCAATCCAGCAAATTTAACTGAACAGTGACATCTGGGCatctgggttaaaaaaaaaaaaatttaaatattcctCTAAATGAGAGTATATTCAATGTACATGTATTTGTTATAAATCCTTGGGGGAAAGCATTAGAGCTTCACTTCTGGTGTAAATATACATTCAACTGGACAAAACCTAACTTAATGATTGACAGACCATTAGATCGAACAGTTGCAGACAAGTCGCCCGTTTCAGAACAATTATTACAAGACAGCGCCCTCTGGTCCCATATAAGCATTTTAACTACCAATTCACGTGACATTTAATCAGGATTAGATTATGAATATCCTAAGCATCAGTAGTTTATGTTGAAAacgatatttatttatttatttataattgtttgtttgtttaaaaggTAAAAATCTCAATGGGTACTTTTATATTGATCAGTTACAACACCTAACACCatgaaaagtacatttaatATGTGAATTCATGGGATGACTGCCTCACAGTGAATTTATAGACCTATATCAGTCCTGAGACTGGCTCAAAAAACAACGATGAAGCCAATGAATTTAACGAAACAAACCGTTTAATTACTTGTTGTGATATGCGTATTACACGCGATTTTTATATATATCCAAGAAGCACACAATTTTAGTTAAACAAAAGTGAACAGGAGACATTGGTTCACCCACATGAACGAGTCCCACCTCTGCTGTCTCGAATTACATCCTGGATTACGTAGCTATGCGCGAGTAAACAGAGCTACCTTGTCTGCAGCTCCTATCCCCTCTAATTATACACACGTAGACTGCATTCACATTACACGACAGACTGCAAGTAGGGACCAAAGCTATTGCATTACACAGCTGATCGTGGCGCGTGCCACTATTCTCATCCTGCAGTCACTGAACCGGCGACCGGGTAACTACACCTGTTCccgaaaaaaaagacaaaagaaatgtgTTAATTAACCTCTGCTATGTCGTTTAAATATACTAGACTATATAGCTATATATAACTGCATCATgtgcacattatttatttgtttgtttgtatgtttgtttttctatattttCGGTGCATGTTTAAGTGCAGAAACACTTGTGTGGCTCGCCTTCGATATAGAATATCTTGGTGCACTTAAGGTTATGTATAGTGTGCGTTGAGCGAGATAGAGCTTCAAGATTGCAAGAAAATTCATAATTAATAGGGTTGGACATCATCATAGAAGTAACATAGGCCTACACATGGGAATAGGGAATATCACCTGGTTGACATACAACCTTGAGAACAACTCTCCGTTAATATCCCACGCACTGGAAATCAAAGCCATCTAAACAAATTAGTAACACAATCGTTGAGGAGACTCAGGACCGCAACCTGTGCCCTCTGTTGATTATTTTAAGTCATCACTAGGTACGTGGAATCCCACGCATATATCCACAAAACAAAATCGGATTAgctattttccctttttcaagGTTTCAAGAGAACGGAAATAATTCCTTTTATCAACAATGTCAGACGAGCGCGTGATTCCGCGAGTTGCATTGTGCCAACTTTGTGTCAAAACTAAGTGtaatttgttaatttaaaaaaataccatttGACCGTTGTACAATACAATTCTGCGAATGACACAGGTTGCTTagacttaaaaaaaagtttttaaaactaTGCCCTGATTTGTCGACGAGCTTATCTTCTTCAAATTTGAAACCAGTGCTCTCGACGTGAAATGAAATCATTGCTTATGTTAAACCTTGCGCTCAAGGTTTTTTGGCAGTCAAGATAGCATCCGTTACAATAAACGTGGGAAAGCAAAACGCAACGCCACCTGGGAGCCTACGTGGGGACTTCAGATAAGACAGCAGCAGCACGTGTAGGATACGCACAAAACGCAGTAATTTATCATgatatttctttctctctgaaaatatatttatgctgtgtaaaatgtttaaaattaatgtGATGGAATAAATCGacatatattattcatttaatttaagtgTAATTTGGTTGGCTAATAACAGTATTTGGTTTTACGTATTTACATTCCCGATCTGTCTCGATGCAAGGGAATCTGGCATTTCATGAATGGTATTTAATAGTACACTCATTGAACATGATGGTCATGCAATATAGCCTACTCGAATCTATAACAGTGGTGTGGACATACATTAACGTACCCAGTTTTTTCTAACAAAATTTAAGTGCCCTTTACTTTGATAGgttcaaagaaaatatatgcacTTTTGTGGAGTAGCATGAGCGATTTGTTTAGATGCCTCGGCTTGAGAAATAGGCTATCTCAGAATAAATTACAAAATCTTACCTCTTCAAGGTAGGCTATAACATACAGACGACCCGGTATTAACACGTACGATAGTAAATTTGGCTAATAAACGTTATTGACCTCATTAAAATCCCACGTCGTAGCAGattaattaaagttttggatATAAAACTTTCCAGCGATATAGTGATTTACCTGTTAATCCAAGTGCCCGCTGTACTCAGGATCCCTCTGAATATGCAGGCTTAATGGCCCCATGTGTTCCCCCATCTGAATTTCTAGCTCCAGCAGTTCAGCCCCTTACATGAAGAGAACTTCCTGAACGTTAGAATTCTGCAATCTACGTTTCACAAGCAAACGTGAGAGACGCGGCGGCTGTGCGCATTTTTGTGGGGGTTTCTTAAATCCCGTCttaattgtattaatttaaACGAGGAATTATTAtcaatgatgtcacagagtAACATATCATTATTGGGGGTTCTCTCAAATTAATACAGAAAAGCACGTATGGTTTGGATGCAGAGATTTacagacaaatgaaaaaatagctACCGCAACTTTGTAGTTATTCTTTTAACAGGCCGAACATGCGACAGCAGCCTACATCCATTTAGAAATGCTACCGGCGAGATTCCTACGCAGAACCGAATctatgcattctgggaaagttGTAAATCATTCGTTTCATCAATTCTATGGAGTTTCACGTCACCGTGCATTTGCTGCAAACACCTCGACCACATGATGGCCATATCGGACAATTCAGGTAATAGGGGAAAATGAAGACGAACTCAGAGAATAGGTTTGGATGGGGTACTCCCGATGAACTGTGGTCTGCATTTCTGTTCGTGTTCTCGTAGTGAGAAGATACAATTTTGCAACTTTATCCCTTTCCTTTATGCAAccatttgatttttaatttgggAGGACAGCGACAGTGTCTCTGCACCGGAAGAATCGGTTATACACAGACTGCTCTGGCATAATTTAAAGGAACGGATTTAgttattttctcatttccttttcGACGCAGGAGGTTTTATATTTGGAGTTGTAGGCGGAGTTGTGGATTCAAATGTCTAtccaaaattaaaacattatccAGATTTATTCTTAGCAGTTAACTACACAACACTCCCAGTACATTGCTAAACTGATCCCATGCGTGTGTAAATACAGATTTATATTTATCGTCTGTATATCGCGTCGTTTCAGTAAACCTGCGCGTAAAACAATAATGTGCAGCCTAGCGCAAAGCACTGTATCAATTTCAATTCGTAAGAATATGACGTCCATAAAACATTCACAA
Coding sequences within it:
- the gfi1aa gene encoding growth factor independent 1A transcription repressor a, which encodes MPRSFLVKSKRAHSYHQPRSFEDDYSRLDTILAHICAESKTPEVSGHRSGALAANARGRVSPESHMVDTADLSSKSPGSCEGSVCGRSSDYEDFWRPPSPSASPDSDKSFTPSVDETQPFAIPFRPYAWSNYSGSELRNLVQQSYHHHPITLDRSSTLGLYGERGADASLLTERDPGLYSDYCSATGLYERRTNPRLYSDHNMLKKAPEIKSESGLLCNTLLLNGSYKCIKCSKVFSTPHGLEVHVRRSHSGTRPFACELCGKTFGHAVSLEQHKAVHSQERSFDCKICGKSFKRSSTLSTHLLIHSDTRPYPCQYCGKRFHQKSDMKKHTFIHTGEKPHKCQVCGKAFSQSSNLITHSRKHTGFKPFGCDLCGKGFQRKVDLRRHKETQHGIK